One genomic window of Actinoalloteichus hoggarensis includes the following:
- a CDS encoding response regulator transcription factor, with translation MTKRRSKSISAAGGSGAPEPLREDSSGGPGADGERVIDVLLVDDEALVRVGLRAIIDSQPDLRVVGEAADGVDVVPLVRASRPDVVVMDVRMPGIDGIEATRRLLTGSPDPPRVLVLTTFENDDHVYEALRVGAQGFLLKRAAPEEILRAVRTVAAGDSLLFPAAVRSLVARRETPARGAPRLTPRETEVLRLLAAGLNNAEIAGRLFLGVETVKTHVRAVLVKLDARDRTQAVIAAYETGLVRPS, from the coding sequence ATGACGAAGCGGCGATCGAAGTCGATCTCGGCGGCCGGCGGGAGCGGGGCGCCCGAGCCGCTGCGAGAGGACTCCTCGGGCGGTCCGGGTGCCGACGGCGAACGGGTGATCGACGTCCTCCTCGTCGACGACGAGGCGTTGGTGCGAGTCGGACTGCGCGCGATCATCGACAGCCAGCCCGACCTGCGAGTGGTCGGCGAGGCGGCCGACGGCGTGGACGTCGTCCCGCTGGTGCGGGCCTCGCGGCCCGACGTGGTGGTGATGGACGTGCGCATGCCGGGCATCGACGGCATCGAGGCCACCCGACGGCTGCTCACGGGCAGCCCGGACCCGCCCAGGGTCCTCGTGCTCACCACCTTCGAGAACGACGATCACGTCTATGAGGCGCTGCGCGTCGGCGCCCAGGGCTTCCTGCTCAAGCGCGCCGCTCCGGAGGAGATCCTGCGGGCCGTCCGAACCGTCGCGGCGGGCGACTCGCTGCTGTTCCCGGCCGCCGTCCGATCTCTCGTGGCGCGTCGCGAGACCCCGGCGCGCGGCGCGCCGCGGCTCACCCCACGCGAGACCGAGGTGCTGCGTCTCCTCGCCGCCGGGCTGAACAACGCCGAGATCGCCGGTCGACTGTTCCTCGGGGTGGAGACCGTCAAGACGCATGTTCGCGCGGTGCTCGTCAAACTCGATGCCCGGGACCGCACACAGGCCGTCATCGCCGCCTACGAGACGGGGCTGGTCCGGCCGAGCTGA
- a CDS encoding SRPBCC family protein, which produces MAELKVTVEREFDDEVSRIRELLADYRETRPAVLPPPFSEYEVLAGGTGAGTRVRWKLQATKRRIRDCVLDVDQSAEGDLIERDANSSMVTTWTVRPGAAGRSRVVVTNTWQGATGIGGFFERTFAPMGLRRIYGELLDNLARRAV; this is translated from the coding sequence ATGGCTGAGCTCAAGGTCACGGTCGAGCGGGAGTTCGACGACGAGGTGAGCAGGATTCGCGAACTGCTCGCCGACTACCGGGAGACGCGCCCCGCCGTGCTGCCTCCGCCGTTCAGCGAGTACGAGGTGCTCGCGGGTGGCACCGGTGCCGGCACGAGGGTCCGGTGGAAGCTGCAGGCCACCAAGCGCCGGATTCGTGACTGCGTGCTCGACGTGGACCAGTCGGCCGAGGGTGACCTGATCGAGCGGGACGCCAACTCCAGCATGGTGACCACCTGGACGGTGCGGCCGGGAGCGGCGGGCCGGTCCAGGGTCGTGGTCACCAACACCTGGCAGGGCGCCACCGGCATCGGCGGCTTCTTCGAACGCACCTTCGCCCCGATGGGGCTGCGCAGGATCTACGGCGAGCTGCTGGACAACCTCGCCCGTCGAGCCGTCTGA
- a CDS encoding MerR family transcriptional regulator, with product MRVGELAARTGCSTRSIRYYEQQGLLTSERLPNGYRVYEASAVARVANIRRLLSLGLVLADVRCFLPCLDGDLFAAAPGRTGLDVVRRRLAELTERIEALTEIRDDLAHQVDLATARVAD from the coding sequence ATGCGAGTGGGGGAGCTGGCCGCACGAACGGGGTGCAGCACACGGTCGATCAGGTACTACGAGCAGCAGGGGCTGCTGACCTCCGAGCGCCTGCCCAACGGATATCGGGTCTACGAGGCCTCAGCCGTCGCCCGGGTGGCCAACATCCGCAGGCTCCTCTCGCTCGGCCTGGTGCTGGCGGACGTGCGCTGCTTCCTGCCGTGTCTGGACGGCGATCTGTTCGCCGCGGCTCCCGGCCGCACCGGTCTCGACGTCGTGCGGCGTCGGCTGGCCGAGTTGACCGAGCGGATCGAGGCCCTCACCGAGATCCGCGACGACCTCGCCCATCAGGTGGATCTCGCGACGGCACGGGTCGCCGACTGA
- a CDS encoding SDR family NAD(P)-dependent oxidoreductase: protein MTDQEMDFAGQSVIVTGAGSGIGRSAARAFAMRGARVLAVGRRPEPLAETADGHPTIHPLAVDVTAADGPERIVTAAVETGGRIDVLVNNAGVVGRTPLGSITRAEVRRQLETNLVAPMFLTQEALPSLEASKGAVINVSTAVGQRGWPGMSVYGASKAGLDFLSRAWAVELASRGVRAVTVAPGPTDTPVLTNNGYSEADLAQVQAENDARFAGRVNTADEVAWWIVAVAHRRNGAGVNGAWLPVDGGGSVT from the coding sequence ATGACAGATCAGGAGATGGATTTCGCAGGTCAGAGCGTCATCGTCACCGGTGCCGGGTCGGGCATCGGGCGGTCGGCGGCGCGTGCCTTCGCCATGCGCGGGGCGCGGGTGCTGGCCGTCGGGCGCCGACCGGAGCCGCTGGCGGAGACGGCCGACGGACACCCGACGATTCACCCGCTCGCGGTCGACGTCACCGCCGCGGACGGTCCGGAACGCATCGTCACGGCGGCGGTGGAGACGGGCGGCCGCATCGACGTGCTGGTGAACAACGCGGGCGTCGTCGGCCGCACACCGCTGGGCTCCATCACCAGGGCGGAGGTACGACGTCAGCTGGAGACCAACCTGGTCGCGCCGATGTTCCTCACCCAGGAGGCACTGCCCAGTCTGGAGGCCTCGAAGGGCGCGGTGATCAACGTCAGCACGGCGGTGGGTCAGCGAGGGTGGCCGGGGATGTCGGTCTACGGCGCGAGCAAGGCGGGGCTCGACTTCCTCAGCCGGGCCTGGGCCGTGGAACTCGCATCGCGAGGCGTCCGGGCGGTCACCGTGGCACCGGGCCCCACCGACACTCCGGTGTTGACCAACAACGGATACTCGGAGGCCGATCTCGCGCAGGTACAGGCCGAGAACGACGCTCGGTTCGCCGGGCGGGTCAACACCGCCGACGAGGTGGCCTGGTGGATCGTCGCCGTGGCGCACCGACGGAACGGCGCCGGGGTGAACGGCGCCTGGCTCCCGGTGGACGGCGGTGGCAGCGTCACCTGA
- a CDS encoding M15 family metallopeptidase, which produces MTEPTDAPAPVSTDPAPVRWQVGAAPLPTRSDGLGEILPTPPELIDRSLPTPDLLPVPPNDDYAATVAAVPEEVLARSTWHAGCPVDAAELRYLTMSFWGFDGGHHTGEMIVHADVAESVVAVFGRLHADRFPLEEMRVTAAWELDTAPTGDGNNTSAFVCRAAVGSGAWSAHASGLAVDVNPFVNPYVRSDGVVLPELASAYVDRSRVRAGMILEGDVVTTAFDEVGWAWGGRWSSPLDLMHFSATGG; this is translated from the coding sequence GTGACCGAGCCGACCGACGCGCCCGCTCCCGTATCGACCGACCCCGCCCCCGTCCGGTGGCAGGTCGGCGCCGCGCCGCTTCCGACCCGGTCCGACGGCCTCGGCGAGATCCTGCCCACGCCCCCGGAACTCATCGACCGGAGTCTGCCGACGCCCGATCTGCTGCCCGTGCCGCCGAACGACGATTACGCGGCCACCGTGGCGGCGGTTCCGGAGGAGGTACTCGCGCGCAGCACCTGGCACGCGGGCTGCCCGGTCGACGCAGCCGAACTGCGGTATCTGACGATGTCGTTCTGGGGTTTCGACGGCGGGCACCACACCGGGGAGATGATCGTGCACGCCGACGTGGCCGAGTCGGTGGTCGCGGTCTTCGGCAGGCTGCACGCCGACCGCTTCCCGCTTGAGGAGATGCGGGTGACCGCCGCCTGGGAGTTGGACACGGCACCGACCGGGGACGGCAACAACACCTCGGCCTTCGTGTGTCGCGCCGCCGTCGGCTCCGGCGCCTGGTCGGCACACGCGTCGGGTCTCGCGGTGGACGTCAATCCGTTCGTGAATCCGTACGTGCGCTCCGACGGGGTCGTCCTGCCCGAACTGGCCTCGGCCTACGTCGACCGCAGCCGGGTGCGGGCCGGGATGATCCTGGAGGGCGACGTGGTGACGACGGCCTTCGACGAGGTCGGCTGGGCCTGGGGCGGGCGCTGGAGTTCGCCCCTGGACCTGATGCACTTCTCGGCCACCGGTGGCTGA
- a CDS encoding S1 family peptidase → MSTVLDAVGRRLTVVISVLLMTGSIATPVPGLDVTSAAGGGDRPVTAEGGAGAEIANAGSTGGTAARPALETDAAEHPWAVLLTTANGVPFCAGTLVARTSVLTAAACVWGADPERLRVVTTGGAPPDVAEQGVRAAEVWTHPEHVTEVWTHPEHVPESPEHDIAVVTLAEPIDGTVLRLGGTDDAALYEPGRSVRLIIDGESRQGALRIEAADACTAVYDFYDPAWMLCAAADSADADPCLSEIGGPLFASDGDSEVLVGLLPSGPGCGAAGMPGAFPNVAAYADLLAEEIHSAEPRAPVPTPAEQAIEPDGADSAVAGGRPAAADPGAAPIPTDPFEAGPVG, encoded by the coding sequence ATGTCCACAGTGCTCGATGCGGTCGGCAGGCGGCTCACCGTCGTGATCTCGGTTCTCCTGATGACGGGATCCATCGCGACACCGGTGCCGGGACTCGACGTCACGTCGGCGGCGGGCGGCGGCGATCGGCCGGTCACCGCCGAGGGCGGTGCAGGCGCCGAGATCGCGAACGCCGGCTCGACGGGCGGCACCGCCGCGCGGCCGGCCCTGGAGACCGACGCCGCCGAGCATCCGTGGGCCGTCCTGCTGACCACCGCGAACGGGGTGCCCTTCTGCGCGGGAACCCTGGTCGCCCGGACGAGCGTGCTCACCGCCGCCGCGTGTGTCTGGGGCGCCGACCCCGAACGGCTGCGCGTCGTGACCACCGGCGGAGCCCCCCCGGACGTCGCCGAGCAGGGCGTGCGTGCTGCCGAGGTGTGGACACATCCCGAGCATGTCACCGAGGTGTGGACACATCCCGAGCATGTCCCGGAGTCCCCGGAGCACGACATCGCCGTGGTCACCCTCGCCGAGCCGATCGACGGGACCGTCCTCCGGCTCGGCGGGACCGACGACGCCGCCCTGTACGAGCCCGGCAGGAGCGTCCGCCTGATCATCGACGGGGAGTCGCGGCAGGGTGCGCTGCGCATCGAGGCCGCCGACGCCTGCACGGCGGTCTATGACTTCTACGACCCGGCGTGGATGCTCTGTGCCGCCGCGGACTCCGCGGACGCCGATCCCTGCCTCAGCGAGATCGGCGGGCCGCTCTTCGCGTCGGACGGCGACTCCGAGGTGCTGGTCGGTCTGCTTCCCTCGGGCCCGGGCTGCGGTGCGGCAGGCATGCCCGGCGCCTTCCCGAACGTCGCCGCGTACGCCGACCTGCTCGCCGAGGAGATCCACTCGGCCGAACCGCGGGCGCCCGTCCCGACTCCCGCCGAGCAGGCGATCGAGCCCGACGGAGCCGACTCGGCTGTCGCGGGCGGCAGGCCCGCCGCCGCCGATCCCGGCGCCGCCCCCATCCCGACGGACCCGTTCGAGGCGGGCCCGGTCGGCTGA
- a CDS encoding S1 family peptidase translates to MLRRVEQSKRVGRRIRVALTALLLPLVVGSAASVDSPENGSVAESRIVGGVPASTADHPWMAALTTPNGDLYCGGALVAPDKVVTAAHCLVLPSEQGVRVKSRTDVRVVVGRTDLRTTEGVQAGVRSIWVHPRYSSFVEGEDVAVITLDRRIDAPTATLVGHGDERLYSPGTPATTMGWGRTSENGATSATLRSLDLPMIADADCARSYPEYDPAAMVCAGYLEGGRDACAGDSGGPLIVEGRVVGLVSWGDGCAREGSPGVYTRLLEYRSLLAHQTGV, encoded by the coding sequence TTGCTGCGTCGAGTGGAGCAGTCGAAACGAGTCGGCCGCCGGATCCGAGTCGCCCTGACGGCGCTGCTGCTGCCACTGGTGGTCGGCTCCGCCGCCTCGGTGGACAGCCCGGAGAACGGGTCGGTCGCCGAGAGCCGCATCGTCGGGGGAGTCCCCGCCTCCACCGCCGATCACCCGTGGATGGCGGCCCTCACCACGCCGAACGGCGATCTGTACTGCGGCGGGGCGCTGGTGGCCCCCGACAAGGTCGTCACCGCCGCCCATTGCCTGGTGCTCCCCTCCGAACAGGGCGTGCGGGTGAAGTCGAGGACCGACGTGCGCGTCGTGGTCGGACGCACCGACCTCCGCACGACCGAAGGCGTTCAGGCCGGGGTGCGGAGCATCTGGGTGCACCCGCGGTACTCGTCCTTCGTCGAGGGCGAGGACGTGGCGGTGATCACCCTGGATCGCAGGATCGACGCGCCGACCGCGACGCTCGTGGGGCACGGCGACGAGCGGCTGTACTCGCCGGGGACGCCCGCCACCACCATGGGCTGGGGACGTACGAGTGAGAACGGCGCGACCTCGGCGACACTGCGCTCACTCGACCTTCCGATGATCGCCGACGCCGACTGCGCCCGGTCCTACCCGGAGTACGACCCCGCCGCGATGGTCTGTGCGGGTTATCTGGAGGGGGGTCGAGACGCCTGTGCGGGCGACTCCGGCGGTCCGCTGATCGTCGAGGGACGAGTGGTGGGTCTCGTGTCCTGGGGCGACGGCTGCGCGCGGGAGGGCAGCCCCGGCGTCTACACCCGGCTCCTCGAATACCGCTCCCTGCTCGCGCACCAGACCGGGGTCTGA
- a CDS encoding GNAT family N-acetyltransferase, whose protein sequence is MRAYPTDQDQGRSSDGVVVHRAAGDELPAATLYRLLRLRTDVFVVEQECAYPELDGRDLLPGTRHVWLTDADSAEPLAVLRLLTEPAGVVRIGRVCTDPAARGRGLGRTLMTAALAEIGTAPSVLAAQVAVVEFYRAFGYRESGEPFDEDGIPHQTMTRPGAVGG, encoded by the coding sequence GTGCGTGCCTACCCCACCGACCAGGACCAGGGCCGATCGAGTGACGGCGTGGTCGTGCATCGTGCCGCGGGCGACGAGCTCCCGGCGGCGACGCTGTACCGGCTGCTGCGGCTTCGAACGGACGTGTTCGTCGTCGAGCAGGAATGCGCCTATCCCGAGCTCGACGGGCGTGATCTGCTGCCGGGCACCCGGCACGTCTGGCTGACCGACGCGGACTCCGCCGAGCCGCTGGCGGTCCTGCGGCTGCTGACCGAACCGGCCGGGGTCGTCCGGATCGGCCGGGTCTGCACGGACCCGGCCGCACGGGGACGAGGCCTGGGGCGCACGTTGATGACGGCGGCGCTCGCGGAGATCGGTACGGCGCCGTCGGTGCTGGCCGCGCAGGTCGCCGTCGTCGAGTTCTACCGGGCGTTCGGTTATCGGGAGTCGGGGGAGCCCTTCGACGAGGACGGCATTCCGCATCAGACGATGACGCGGCCGGGAGCGGTCGGCGGCTGA
- a CDS encoding 8-amino-7-oxononanoate synthase, with translation MDDPGAQVFDWLDVRAGAREKAGLRRRLVPRSADPEVLDLAGNDYLGLARDPRVVAAAEAAARRWGAGSTGSRLVTGTVDAHAELERDLADFCGVESALVFSSGYLANLGTLSALGGPGTLMVADEYDHASLIDGLRLSRSDRLRVAHRDVTAVAAALRDRSRRRALVVTDSVFSVDGDLAPLAELAAVCREHAAGLVIDDAHGLGVLGPGGRGGPAAAGIAGRPDVVVTATLSKSLGSQGGVVLGPARVVRHLVETARSFIFDTGLAPASVGAAAEALAVLRREPELADRVRASARSLAERLRAAGLDAAEPAGAVVSVRAPSAAEAVGWAARCAEAGVAVGCFRPPSVPDHVSRLRLTARSDLTARELDRVAAVLVAAAPARAARPIAT, from the coding sequence GTGGACGATCCTGGTGCTCAGGTGTTCGACTGGTTGGACGTCCGGGCGGGCGCCAGAGAGAAGGCCGGACTCCGCCGCAGGCTCGTGCCCAGATCCGCCGATCCCGAGGTGCTCGACCTCGCCGGGAACGATTACCTCGGCCTTGCTCGCGACCCTCGTGTCGTGGCGGCGGCCGAGGCGGCGGCGCGACGCTGGGGCGCCGGATCGACCGGATCGCGCCTGGTGACGGGTACCGTCGACGCCCACGCGGAGCTGGAACGAGATCTCGCCGACTTCTGCGGGGTCGAGAGCGCGCTGGTGTTCTCCTCCGGCTATCTGGCGAATCTCGGGACGCTGAGCGCGCTCGGCGGCCCCGGCACGCTGATGGTCGCCGACGAGTACGACCACGCCTCGCTGATCGACGGGCTCCGACTGTCCCGATCGGACCGGCTGCGGGTCGCACATCGTGACGTCACGGCGGTGGCCGCCGCGCTGCGGGACCGGTCGCGGCGCAGGGCCCTGGTGGTCACCGACTCGGTGTTCTCGGTCGACGGCGACCTCGCCCCGCTGGCCGAGCTCGCCGCCGTGTGTCGCGAGCACGCGGCGGGTCTGGTGATCGACGACGCGCACGGTCTCGGTGTCCTGGGGCCGGGCGGGCGGGGTGGTCCGGCGGCGGCGGGCATCGCGGGCAGACCGGACGTGGTGGTCACCGCCACGCTCTCCAAGTCGTTGGGCTCGCAGGGCGGAGTGGTGCTCGGGCCCGCCCGCGTAGTCCGCCATCTCGTCGAGACGGCACGCAGCTTCATCTTCGACACCGGGTTGGCACCCGCCTCGGTGGGGGCCGCGGCCGAGGCCCTCGCCGTGCTGCGCCGCGAGCCGGAACTCGCCGACCGGGTCCGTGCCTCGGCACGGTCGCTGGCCGAACGGCTGCGGGCGGCGGGGCTGGACGCCGCCGAACCCGCCGGGGCCGTGGTGTCCGTCCGAGCGCCCTCGGCCGCCGAGGCCGTCGGCTGGGCGGCCCGCTGCGCCGAGGCGGGGGTGGCGGTCGGCTGTTTCCGACCGCCGTCGGTGCCCGACCACGTCTCCCGGCTCCGGCTCACCGCCCGCAGCGACCTCACCGCACGGGAGCTGGACCGAGTCGCGGCGGTCCTGGTCGCGGCCGCGCCCGCCCGGGCGGCGCGGCCGATCGCGACCTGA
- a CDS encoding cytochrome P450 produces MVDDAMLWAADGTAPSTDPGDLFPRLWDPPSVDAATPSVWYSEETDLWLVRRAADIRRVLADVDTFRPDNALDAFTPLSVPALRTLARAGFSLPPTLANNGTETHAGLRGVVASFVTPRRVEAAVPTIRRLVRSWLDDAVPDLRGGAVLDLAVPLARDLPARVLLHLLRVEGVDLAVLKAWSSASLELFWGVPDERRQRDLAVLAGDFHRWLRGRLAAADPSGSDLFAALRRHRLPDGSPLSTPAAVGVCYFLFIAGQETTTQLLAGLLHRMLGEPRRWGEIAAGAPGAAEACVEEFLRLAPPVPTWRRITAAPTVIDGVTVPAGARLLLLLGAAGTDGATSPHAGCPVPSTVLEGRPLGSAGGVAAPPADETGRRGPVLRVEPAGPGEFHPGRPNPRRHLAFGHGPHFCLGANLARTEAAVVLRTVASALPRLRRVEDDPPQLRLLSFRAPRRVLVTEAPPKG; encoded by the coding sequence GTGGTCGATGACGCGATGCTCTGGGCGGCCGACGGCACCGCCCCGTCCACCGATCCGGGGGACTTGTTTCCCCGACTGTGGGACCCCCCGTCCGTCGATGCCGCGACGCCCTCGGTCTGGTACTCCGAGGAGACAGACCTCTGGCTGGTGCGGCGGGCGGCCGACATCCGCCGCGTCCTCGCCGACGTCGACACCTTCCGGCCGGACAATGCGCTCGACGCCTTCACCCCGCTGTCGGTGCCGGCGCTGCGGACGCTGGCCCGCGCGGGATTCAGCCTGCCGCCGACGTTGGCCAACAACGGCACCGAGACACACGCCGGGCTTCGTGGCGTGGTCGCGTCCTTCGTGACGCCACGGCGGGTCGAGGCGGCCGTTCCGACGATCCGCCGACTCGTGCGGTCCTGGCTGGACGACGCCGTCCCCGACCTGCGGGGCGGCGCCGTGCTGGACCTCGCCGTCCCGCTGGCCCGCGACCTGCCTGCCCGGGTGCTGCTGCACCTGTTGCGCGTCGAGGGAGTCGACCTGGCCGTGCTCAAGGCGTGGAGCAGCGCCTCACTGGAGTTGTTCTGGGGGGTGCCGGACGAGCGGCGGCAGCGTGATCTCGCCGTCCTGGCGGGCGACTTCCACCGCTGGCTGCGCGGTCGGCTGGCGGCGGCGGACCCGAGCGGCTCGGACCTCTTCGCCGCGCTGCGCAGGCATCGACTGCCGGACGGATCGCCGCTGTCGACCCCGGCGGCGGTGGGCGTCTGCTACTTCCTCTTCATCGCGGGACAGGAGACCACGACTCAGCTTCTCGCCGGTCTCCTGCACCGGATGCTCGGCGAACCGAGGCGCTGGGGCGAGATCGCGGCCGGGGCTCCGGGGGCGGCGGAAGCCTGTGTCGAGGAGTTCCTGCGCCTCGCCCCGCCGGTGCCGACCTGGCGGCGGATCACCGCCGCGCCGACCGTCATCGACGGCGTCACCGTGCCCGCGGGCGCCCGACTGCTCCTGTTGCTCGGCGCGGCGGGCACGGACGGCGCGACGTCGCCGCACGCGGGCTGCCCCGTCCCGTCGACAGTCCTCGAGGGACGGCCGCTCGGTTCAGCCGGCGGGGTCGCCGCACCGCCTGCGGACGAGACCGGACGTCGGGGTCCCGTTCTCCGCGTGGAACCCGCCGGCCCGGGCGAGTTCCATCCCGGCAGGCCGAACCCCCGTCGCCATCTGGCGTTCGGCCACGGCCCGCACTTCTGTCTCGGCGCCAACCTGGCCCGCACGGAGGCCGCCGTCGTCCTGCGGACCGTGGCGTCGGCCCTGCCCCGCCTGCGCCGCGTCGAGGACGATCCGCCCCAGCTGCGGCTGCTGTCCTTCCGGGCCCCCCGGCGGGTCCTCGTCACCGAGGCTCCGCCGAAGGGGTGA
- a CDS encoding cobalt-precorrin-4/precorrin-4 C(11)-methyltransferase: MTSGRVSFIGAGPGSADLITVRGARRIAEAEVVVWASGSISPDCVREHAGDQAQLVDSSRVPDEAVVEIYRRAAAERLRVVRLLPGDPALWSGVQAHHDVCRRFGLDVEMVPGVSTVSAAASAAGRELTPDGAHSVVLARADGGKTPLPQGDDLRQFVAGGATIAMYLAGARAGELVEQLVAGGFTATTPVIVGHKPSWPDEQLLRTSLGELAATVKQHRLWSNTLFLIGESLAESGPRGRGTGRSTHSYRRPVGTTESARRSTGASSSETREPGRGAAGSSTTGNDVSFGPRASEGERGAEATAAWWAVRDWQETARGGARAGGRGGASRPRRSADEDGVGAASTDPLPMPRATTSDEPTEPVAGDEVAPRKDARARAAAGATIPAQPDAVHPEEGRSKPAVVGQKVSAQRTSTKSVSAKVDSAGRTKAKSSGKGAGAEPDPDPGNRRGAGRKSAQGRGRRS, encoded by the coding sequence ATGACCAGCGGCCGCGTCTCGTTCATCGGTGCCGGTCCGGGTTCGGCCGATCTCATCACGGTGCGCGGCGCCCGCCGCATCGCCGAGGCCGAGGTCGTGGTGTGGGCGTCCGGTTCGATCTCGCCGGACTGCGTCCGTGAGCACGCGGGCGACCAGGCCCAGCTCGTGGACTCTTCGCGGGTTCCCGACGAGGCCGTGGTGGAGATCTACCGGCGGGCCGCCGCGGAGCGGCTTCGGGTGGTGCGCCTGCTGCCCGGCGATCCCGCCCTGTGGAGCGGCGTGCAGGCGCATCACGACGTGTGCAGGCGATTCGGGCTCGACGTCGAGATGGTGCCCGGCGTGTCCACCGTGTCGGCGGCGGCCTCGGCGGCGGGCCGGGAGCTGACGCCCGACGGCGCCCATTCGGTGGTGCTGGCCAGGGCCGACGGCGGCAAGACTCCGTTGCCGCAGGGCGACGACCTACGGCAGTTCGTCGCGGGTGGGGCGACGATCGCGATGTACCTGGCGGGAGCGCGGGCCGGGGAACTGGTCGAGCAGCTCGTCGCGGGAGGCTTCACCGCGACGACTCCGGTGATCGTCGGTCACAAGCCGTCGTGGCCGGACGAACAGCTCCTGCGCACCTCGCTCGGCGAGCTGGCCGCGACCGTCAAGCAGCACCGGTTGTGGAGCAACACCCTCTTTCTGATCGGCGAGTCGCTCGCCGAGAGCGGCCCGCGCGGCCGAGGCACGGGCCGGAGCACGCACTCTTACCGCAGGCCGGTCGGGACGACGGAGTCCGCCCGCCGGAGCACCGGTGCCTCGAGCAGCGAGACTCGGGAGCCGGGGCGCGGCGCCGCGGGCTCGTCGACCACCGGGAACGACGTGTCGTTCGGGCCGAGGGCGTCGGAGGGCGAACGCGGTGCCGAGGCCACGGCGGCCTGGTGGGCGGTGCGGGACTGGCAGGAGACGGCGCGAGGCGGGGCTCGCGCAGGCGGGCGCGGCGGCGCGAGCAGGCCGCGCCGCTCGGCCGACGAGGACGGCGTCGGTGCCGCGTCCACCGATCCGCTGCCGATGCCGCGGGCGACGACGTCCGACGAGCCGACGGAGCCGGTCGCCGGCGACGAGGTGGCACCGCGGAAGGACGCCAGGGCACGGGCGGCGGCGGGGGCGACGATTCCCGCCCAGCCGGACGCCGTCCATCCAGAAGAGGGCCGGTCGAAGCCTGCCGTCGTGGGCCAGAAGGTGAGTGCGCAGCGTACTTCGACGAAGTCGGTCAGCGCGAAGGTCGACTCGGCCGGCCGTACCAAGGCCAAGTCCTCGGGCAAGGGCGCGGGCGCCGAGCCGGACCCGGACCCCGGGAACAGGCGCGGCGCCGGACGCAAGTCCGCACAGGGGCGCGGCCGCCGCTCGTGA